In Pelecanus crispus isolate bPelCri1 chromosome 16, bPelCri1.pri, whole genome shotgun sequence, the following proteins share a genomic window:
- the MRPS15 gene encoding small ribosomal subunit protein uS15m, protein MLALRAALGRCLAGPARGGAAVLGSSGDGAACSLFIQTARCYARPVRRKRKDIPSHLDDLPPTMLKKDYANVPIINSVDDVVKRLLSLEMASQKEKVKIKTQQLVEKVRRSPNDNGSFEVQVAKLTAKIRTYEEHLQRHPKDKNNRRRMLMAIDRRKKLLAYLRRVRYDTFENTCKQLNIQYTLPPPYSRRVTKRWLVKKAFCLKVFQEVRKLKAPERLKQRREWQARARAAREKQAQCEGTPV, encoded by the exons ATGCTGGCGCTGCGGGCGGCGCTGGGCCGCTGCCTGGCGGggccggcccgcggcggggccgccgtcCTGGGGAGTAGCGGCGATGGGGCCG CTTGCAGTCTCTTTATTCAGACAGCCAGGTGTTACGCCAGACCTgtgagaagaaagaggaaag ACATCCCCAGCCATTTGGATGATCTTCCTCCCACAATGCTGAAGAAAGACTATGCCAATGTCCCAATAATAAATAG TGTTGATGATGTAGTGAAAAGACTGTTGTCACTGGAAATGGCGAGCCAG aaggagaaggtgaaaataaagacacagcagctggtggagaaggTCAGGAGGTCTCCCAATGACAATGGCTCCTTTGAGGTGCAAG TTGCTAAGTTGACTGCCAAGATACGCACTTACGAGGAACATCTTCAGAGGCATCCCAAG GATAAAAATAACCGTCGTCGCATGCTGATGGCTATAGATCGCCGGAAGAAGCTACTTGCATATCTTCGCCGCGTCCGCTATGATACCTTTGAAAACACCTGCAAGCAGCTGAACATCCAGTACACCCTACCCCCGCCCTACTCCAGAAGGGTCACCAAGCGCTGGCTTGTGAAGAAGGCTTTCTGTCTCAAG GTTTTCCAGGAGGTGCGGAAGCTGAAAGCACCAGAGAGGCTGAAGCAGAGGAGAGAGTGGCAAGCCAGAGCGAGAGCTGCAAGGGAGAAACAGGCGCAGTGCGAGGGAACGCCCGTGTAG